Proteins from a single region of Geothrix sp. PMB-07:
- the alaS gene encoding alanine--tRNA ligase produces the protein MKTSELRERFLQYFERQGHRRVASSAVIGPADDPTVMWTNSGMIQFKDVFLGKENRDYSRATTSQKCLRAGGKHNDLDQVGFTARHHTFFEMLGNFSFGDYFKADAIRFAWEFLTGPVDQGCLGLDASRLWVTVFEGADGVPADTEAEEMWKAAGVPPARIMRFGKKDNFWQMGDTGPCGPCSELHFDRGEHVPGDATPNGDGDRVMEIWNLVFMQYERDAKGVLAPLPKPSIDTGMGLERTASILQGVDTNYEIDLFAPIFEAIWKVAKVRPEERREHTNRTASQVIADHIRAATFMCFDGVVPSNEGRGYVLRKIIRRALRFGRKLGIEGLFFADLAPAVFQAMGDQYPELMAEMGRIQKSLHREERQFSQTLSAGLKILESSNISTGTLAGSDIFRLYDTYGFPVDLVEDWCRERQITADLAGFQQELNAQRTRARAAMKAHDLRLAGDLAILADLPPTRFLGYNHLESSSHVVALFDAEHRRVKQLTGEGYVLLDRTPFYALSGGQVGDTGQLRFEGGHAEVLDCTAPAQKRHLHKVEVTGSLLENMAVNAVVHSVRRRRIRAHHTATHLLHAALREVLGSHVKQAGSVVDASRLRFDFTHFAPLEPAQITEIERLASRQALKSKDTEVREMDIEEALASGAMALFGEKYGDVVRVVQVPGFSTELCGGTHVANTGEIGVVKIISEGAVAAGVRRIEAVAGEMALELLQADEAMIHSLSRQANASREALPELLAAKDQRIAQLERDLKEAKLKAASGGGSAEQVEQIKGVTLVTALVEGLEGNALREFMDQVRTRHPSAVIVLASKSAEDKVAALVAVSQDLPYDAGTLFKAMLPALNGRGGGKKDLAQGGGSNPAGLPEAIQALRALL, from the coding sequence ATGAAAACCTCCGAACTCCGAGAGCGATTCCTCCAGTACTTCGAGCGTCAGGGCCACCGGCGCGTGGCGTCGAGTGCCGTCATCGGCCCGGCGGACGATCCCACGGTGATGTGGACGAACTCCGGCATGATCCAGTTCAAGGACGTGTTCCTGGGCAAGGAGAACCGCGACTACAGCCGCGCCACCACCAGCCAGAAGTGCCTGCGGGCGGGCGGCAAGCACAACGACCTGGACCAGGTGGGCTTCACGGCCCGCCATCACACCTTCTTCGAGATGCTCGGCAACTTCAGCTTCGGGGACTATTTCAAGGCTGACGCCATCCGCTTCGCCTGGGAGTTCCTCACGGGCCCTGTGGATCAGGGCTGCCTGGGTCTGGATGCCTCCCGCCTCTGGGTCACCGTGTTCGAAGGCGCCGACGGCGTGCCTGCAGACACCGAGGCCGAGGAGATGTGGAAGGCCGCCGGTGTGCCTCCGGCGCGCATCATGCGCTTCGGCAAGAAGGACAACTTCTGGCAGATGGGCGACACGGGCCCTTGTGGCCCCTGCTCGGAACTCCATTTCGACCGCGGCGAACATGTGCCCGGCGACGCCACTCCCAACGGCGACGGCGACCGGGTCATGGAGATCTGGAACCTGGTCTTCATGCAGTACGAACGCGACGCCAAGGGTGTGCTCGCGCCCCTGCCCAAGCCCAGCATCGACACGGGCATGGGCCTGGAGCGCACCGCCAGCATCCTGCAGGGCGTGGACACCAACTACGAGATCGATCTCTTCGCGCCCATCTTCGAGGCCATCTGGAAGGTGGCCAAGGTGCGTCCCGAGGAGCGGCGGGAACACACCAACCGAACGGCCTCCCAGGTGATCGCCGACCACATCCGGGCCGCCACGTTCATGTGCTTCGACGGCGTGGTGCCCAGCAACGAGGGCCGCGGCTACGTGCTGCGTAAGATCATTCGCCGGGCCCTGCGCTTCGGCCGCAAGCTGGGCATCGAGGGCCTCTTCTTCGCCGACCTGGCCCCAGCCGTCTTTCAGGCCATGGGGGATCAGTACCCCGAGCTGATGGCCGAAATGGGCCGCATCCAGAAATCCCTGCACCGGGAAGAACGGCAGTTCAGCCAGACCCTCTCGGCGGGCCTCAAGATCCTCGAATCCAGCAACATCTCCACGGGCACCTTGGCGGGGTCCGACATCTTCCGCCTCTATGACACCTACGGCTTCCCCGTGGACCTGGTCGAAGACTGGTGCCGGGAGCGCCAGATCACCGCGGACCTCGCAGGCTTCCAGCAGGAGCTCAACGCCCAGCGCACCCGCGCCCGGGCGGCCATGAAGGCCCACGACCTGCGTCTGGCTGGAGATCTCGCCATCCTCGCGGACCTGCCACCCACCCGCTTCCTGGGCTACAACCACCTGGAGAGCTCCTCCCACGTGGTGGCGCTTTTCGATGCGGAGCACCGCCGAGTGAAGCAGCTCACGGGCGAGGGTTACGTCCTGCTGGACCGCACGCCCTTCTATGCCCTGTCGGGCGGCCAGGTGGGTGACACCGGCCAGCTGCGCTTTGAGGGCGGCCATGCGGAGGTGCTCGACTGCACCGCCCCTGCCCAGAAGCGCCACCTGCACAAGGTCGAGGTGACGGGCTCCCTGCTGGAGAACATGGCCGTCAACGCCGTGGTGCACAGCGTGCGCCGACGCCGGATCCGCGCCCACCACACCGCCACCCACCTGCTGCACGCGGCCCTGCGCGAAGTGCTCGGCTCCCACGTCAAGCAGGCGGGCAGCGTGGTGGATGCCTCCCGGCTGCGCTTCGACTTCACCCACTTCGCGCCCCTGGAGCCCGCCCAGATCACCGAGATCGAGCGCCTTGCCTCGCGCCAGGCCCTGAAGTCCAAGGATACGGAAGTGCGTGAAATGGACATCGAGGAGGCGCTGGCCTCCGGAGCCATGGCCCTCTTCGGCGAGAAGTACGGCGATGTGGTGCGGGTGGTGCAGGTACCAGGCTTCTCCACGGAGCTCTGCGGCGGCACCCATGTGGCCAACACTGGCGAGATTGGCGTGGTGAAGATCATCTCCGAGGGCGCGGTGGCTGCCGGGGTGCGGCGCATCGAGGCCGTGGCCGGGGAGATGGCCCTGGAACTGCTGCAGGCGGACGAGGCCATGATCCACAGCCTTTCCCGCCAGGCCAACGCCAGCCGTGAGGCGCTGCCGGAGTTGCTGGCCGCCAAGGATCAGCGCATCGCCCAGCTGGAGCGAGACCTGAAGGAGGCCAAGCTCAAGGCCGCCAGCGGCGGGGGAAGCGCGGAGCAGGTGGAGCAGATCAAGGGCGTCACCCTGGTCACCGCCCTGGTGGAAGGTCTCGAGGGCAACGCCCTGCGGGAATTCATGGACCAGGTGCGCACCCGACATCCCAGCGCCGTCATCGTGCTGGCTTCCAAGAGCGCCGAGGACAAGGTGGCCGCTCTCGTGGCCGTTTCCCAGGATCTTCCCTACGATGCGGGCACCCTCTTCAAGGCCATGCTCCCCGCCCTGAACGGACGGGGCGGCGGCAAGAAGGATCTGGCCCAGGGCGGCGGTTCCAATCCCGCGGGCCTGCCCGAAGCCATCCAGGCGCTTCGCGCCCTGCTTTAA
- a CDS encoding DUF5777 family beta-barrel protein encodes MTRKTAPLLACALVAGGALHADSSEYPLVINLPSAERMQYWDIGVVFTHRFIQPVKDHGKDVYGLDGYTYAGLGFAFGIKPIPGLNAFIYRTADNKTFTFGLQEQLLNGERVRMAVRAERYDEVVKEAVTTLGKVGINGVTVQVPTEIFITDDIIFSVVPTYLSRNTTGDTLLFPAPGEPAPTTPNKAGVFNVGLGLRISFTEKFSFVSEYYPRPSKLAKAAPGGITDGTTYQNGFAAGISYKTFKHRFTVVGTNASGTTGNQVMSGDYGGGPRPTAQWALGFNVVRVF; translated from the coding sequence ATGACACGGAAGACCGCTCCCCTGCTCGCCTGTGCCCTGGTGGCCGGGGGAGCGCTCCACGCCGACTCGTCCGAGTACCCACTGGTGATCAACCTGCCTTCCGCCGAGCGGATGCAGTACTGGGACATCGGCGTGGTTTTCACGCACAGGTTCATCCAGCCGGTGAAAGATCACGGCAAGGATGTCTACGGGCTCGATGGATACACCTACGCGGGTCTGGGCTTCGCCTTTGGCATCAAGCCCATCCCGGGCCTGAACGCGTTCATCTACCGCACCGCGGATAACAAGACCTTCACCTTCGGTCTGCAGGAGCAGTTGCTGAACGGCGAGCGTGTCCGCATGGCTGTGCGGGCTGAACGCTACGACGAGGTGGTGAAGGAGGCGGTGACCACCCTGGGCAAGGTGGGTATCAACGGTGTCACAGTTCAGGTGCCCACGGAGATCTTCATCACGGATGACATCATCTTTTCCGTGGTGCCGACCTATCTTAGCCGCAACACCACCGGGGATACCCTGCTGTTTCCGGCCCCCGGGGAACCGGCGCCCACCACTCCCAACAAGGCGGGCGTGTTCAATGTGGGCCTGGGTCTGCGCATCAGCTTCACAGAGAAGTTCTCCTTTGTGAGCGAGTATTATCCGCGCCCCTCCAAGCTGGCGAAGGCCGCGCCCGGCGGCATCACGGATGGCACCACCTACCAGAACGGCTTTGCGGCGGGCATCTCGTACAAGACGTTCAAGCACCGCTTCACGGTGGTGGGCACCAACGCCAGCGGCACCACGGGCAATCAGGTCATGAGCGGCGACTACGGCGGCGGCCCCAGGCCCACCGCCCAATGGGCCCTTGGATTCAACGTGGTCCGCGTTTTCTGA
- a CDS encoding cytochrome c — translation MRRFILPVLCLVGAALMAGDQAKDLPKFQGGDLNKYWTDACARCHGVNGNGRDNSGKPLPDAGFDFTDSRKANKKKDSDWVKITLEGKDKMPAFKDKMTADDAQKMIAIMRKFSAK, via the coding sequence ATGCGCCGTTTCATCCTTCCCGTCCTGTGCCTTGTGGGCGCCGCCCTGATGGCTGGCGACCAGGCCAAGGATCTGCCCAAGTTCCAGGGCGGTGACCTCAACAAGTATTGGACCGACGCTTGCGCCCGCTGTCACGGCGTGAACGGCAACGGCCGCGACAACAGCGGCAAGCCCCTGCCCGACGCGGGCTTCGACTTCACGGACAGCCGCAAGGCCAACAAGAAGAAGGACAGCGACTGGGTGAAGATCACCCTGGAGGGCAAGGACAAGATGCCGGCCTTCAAGGACAAGATGACCGCCGATGATGCCCAGAAGATGATCGCCATCATGCGCAAGTTCTCCGCCAAGTGA
- a CDS encoding CxxxxCH/CxxCH domain-containing protein, with protein MRRGSFLGRGGLILLGLLVLVACGGGKGAGSTAQYYGNYHPLGWIDGTHGQKAHGAEAVASISTCTRCHEISILKVGSGVPTCMTSGCHHQSTPNFADPAVHGLRARLAISDASGGSLVSCQICHGRDFAGGASAQTCASCHGVPAPHPVRPWRAVGGSTLTHAGMDPSNAVVCAQCHLAGSSLNPVGHPTTPAPAATQPGCFNATLCHGDKLAPHPVPFLTGLADAAGNGHMTVTAGTFAADCSTCHAYSGTSPSANAPLCNVCHQLADPVAAGTQAGTCLSCHAGAPGLPHGPGGSAFPSTAGAHAKHMALPTALTCDTCHAGSGTGTNTHYTNANARNGAPAGPAPVAMDAVFQAQTGGALAFTAASLTCSNVSCHGGQATPGWQTGTLNSATQCTACHKVAASAGATIQFNDAFGRHSLNTHDATNPANAIACTTCHNMGNGSPGALAHFKYLDTQAVDGVSTGSPADQLPSGTIVFDTAVVAGPGTYSVTSATQGNGGCALTCHTHLHTASFDTWTSSGAPHPIPFLKGQVDLQGNGHLELTAAAFTADCAACHAYAAPTPLAGVPLCSVCHKLADPVQVATGKGTCLSCHVGPSGLPAGPTGVTFPSIAGSHPKHMALPTTLTCDTCHANAGTGTATHYTNANARVATPVAPSTVNIDAAFHSQSGGAAGFTPAALTCSNVSCHGGKATPNWQTGTIASSSQCLSCHAINGGTSTSQFNDAVGRHAWGTHSTAGTLDCTLCHDMTLATPGAQNHFAELNTTAVSSTNKLPSTTIKFKLSNTTYPITGAATYTINATTPEGDGGCALTCHSQIHNPTDNHWNAPKGSGVAHPVPFYSTDVSTGGNHHQTLTLAQFNNECATCHDLSGASSKAGPACSVCHTLGDPTAVATGAGTCLSCHVGAAFKTQGPTGSAWPNIQGSHPKHLSLLTFTRGTPTLPASLTASVCEACHVGSVPGDATNTHYSNANKRAASPILTPPASVAIDPAFNAKSGTANIAPSASAFTCSNVSCHGGQTTPGWQSGTLTKNATTYCIACHKVTSAGTQYNDASGRHTNPGEHNTTCDYCHDMTQAKPGAQNHFKYLDTSDVRVSPDQLSSDTILFGPNVTGARTYTTTATLGRGNCTLSCHGESHSPKQWQ; from the coding sequence ATGCGAAGGGGCAGTTTTCTTGGACGTGGCGGGCTCATCCTGCTGGGGCTGCTGGTCCTGGTGGCGTGCGGCGGCGGCAAGGGCGCCGGGAGTACGGCGCAGTATTACGGCAACTACCATCCCTTGGGCTGGATCGACGGGACTCACGGGCAGAAGGCGCACGGCGCTGAAGCGGTGGCGAGCATCAGCACCTGCACCCGGTGCCATGAGATCTCCATTCTCAAGGTGGGCAGCGGCGTTCCCACGTGCATGACCAGCGGCTGCCACCATCAGTCCACCCCGAACTTCGCAGATCCCGCGGTGCATGGCCTCCGCGCGAGGCTGGCCATCAGTGACGCTTCCGGCGGCAGCCTGGTGTCCTGCCAGATCTGCCACGGCAGGGACTTCGCAGGGGGCGCTTCGGCCCAGACCTGCGCCTCCTGTCACGGAGTGCCCGCTCCCCATCCGGTGCGGCCTTGGCGGGCCGTGGGCGGTTCGACCCTCACCCACGCCGGCATGGACCCTTCCAATGCAGTCGTCTGCGCCCAGTGCCACCTGGCTGGATCCAGTCTGAACCCGGTGGGACACCCCACCACGCCAGCACCCGCCGCCACCCAGCCCGGCTGCTTCAATGCGACCCTGTGCCACGGCGACAAACTAGCGCCCCATCCTGTTCCCTTCCTGACGGGCCTCGCGGATGCTGCGGGCAACGGGCACATGACCGTCACGGCTGGGACGTTTGCCGCCGATTGCAGCACCTGCCATGCCTACTCCGGCACATCCCCGAGCGCCAACGCTCCGCTGTGCAATGTCTGCCATCAGCTGGCGGATCCCGTGGCTGCGGGCACCCAGGCTGGTACCTGCCTGTCCTGCCACGCCGGCGCCCCTGGACTGCCGCACGGCCCCGGAGGCTCGGCGTTCCCCAGCACCGCCGGCGCCCACGCCAAGCACATGGCCCTGCCCACGGCCCTGACCTGCGATACCTGCCATGCAGGCAGCGGCACAGGTACAAACACCCATTACACCAACGCCAATGCGCGGAACGGGGCCCCCGCTGGGCCCGCGCCCGTGGCGATGGATGCCGTCTTCCAGGCCCAGACGGGAGGGGCCCTCGCGTTCACGGCCGCCTCGCTCACCTGCTCCAATGTGAGCTGCCATGGCGGCCAGGCCACGCCGGGCTGGCAGACGGGCACCCTCAACTCCGCCACCCAATGCACGGCCTGCCACAAGGTGGCGGCCTCCGCAGGTGCGACCATCCAATTCAACGACGCCTTCGGCCGACACAGCCTGAACACCCACGACGCCACGAACCCCGCCAACGCCATCGCCTGCACCACCTGCCACAACATGGGCAACGGTTCACCCGGTGCCCTGGCCCACTTCAAATACCTCGACACCCAGGCGGTCGATGGCGTGTCCACCGGATCGCCCGCCGATCAGCTGCCCAGCGGCACCATCGTCTTCGACACAGCCGTTGTCGCGGGACCTGGAACCTACTCCGTGACCAGCGCCACCCAGGGCAATGGCGGCTGTGCTCTGACCTGCCACACCCACCTCCACACAGCCTCTTTCGACACCTGGACCTCCTCCGGCGCACCGCACCCCATCCCGTTCCTGAAGGGACAAGTCGACCTACAAGGCAACGGACACCTGGAACTCACCGCGGCGGCCTTCACGGCAGACTGCGCGGCTTGCCACGCCTATGCCGCACCTACGCCGCTCGCCGGTGTGCCACTCTGCTCCGTCTGTCACAAGCTCGCTGATCCCGTTCAGGTGGCCACGGGTAAGGGCACCTGCCTTTCTTGCCATGTGGGTCCGTCAGGGCTGCCGGCCGGTCCCACAGGCGTGACCTTCCCGAGCATCGCCGGTTCTCACCCCAAGCACATGGCACTTCCCACCACCCTGACCTGTGACACCTGCCACGCCAACGCCGGCACCGGCACGGCCACCCACTACACCAACGCCAATGCCCGGGTCGCGACACCGGTGGCTCCCAGCACGGTCAACATTGACGCCGCTTTCCACTCGCAGAGTGGCGGCGCGGCAGGGTTCACGCCCGCGGCGCTCACCTGTTCGAACGTGAGTTGCCACGGCGGGAAGGCCACGCCGAACTGGCAGACGGGAACGATCGCCTCCAGCTCCCAGTGCCTCAGTTGCCACGCGATCAATGGGGGCACTTCCACTTCACAATTCAATGATGCGGTGGGCCGCCACGCCTGGGGCACCCACTCCACCGCCGGAACGCTGGACTGCACCCTCTGCCATGACATGACCCTGGCCACGCCCGGTGCCCAGAACCACTTTGCTGAATTGAACACCACCGCTGTCAGCAGCACCAACAAGCTCCCCAGCACCACCATCAAATTCAAGCTCAGCAACACCACCTATCCCATCACTGGCGCTGCCACCTACACCATCAACGCGACCACCCCCGAAGGGGACGGCGGCTGTGCCCTCACCTGTCACAGCCAGATCCACAACCCCACGGACAACCACTGGAACGCCCCCAAGGGCTCAGGCGTGGCCCACCCGGTGCCGTTTTACAGCACCGATGTCAGCACCGGCGGCAACCACCACCAGACCCTCACCCTGGCTCAGTTCAACAACGAGTGCGCGACCTGCCACGATCTGAGCGGCGCCTCCAGCAAGGCGGGACCGGCCTGCAGCGTCTGCCATACCCTGGGTGATCCCACCGCTGTGGCTACCGGAGCCGGGACCTGTCTGTCCTGCCATGTGGGTGCCGCTTTCAAGACCCAGGGCCCCACGGGATCGGCCTGGCCCAACATCCAAGGGTCCCATCCCAAACACCTCTCGCTCCTGACTTTCACGCGGGGAACGCCGACTTTGCCAGCCTCTCTGACCGCTTCCGTCTGCGAGGCCTGCCACGTGGGCTCGGTGCCCGGAGACGCGACCAACACGCACTACAGCAATGCCAACAAGCGGGCAGCCAGCCCCATCCTGACACCTCCGGCTTCGGTGGCCATCGATCCTGCCTTCAACGCCAAATCCGGAACGGCCAACATCGCGCCCAGCGCTTCGGCCTTCACCTGCTCCAACGTGAGCTGCCATGGCGGGCAGACCACGCCGGGCTGGCAGAGCGGCACGCTCACCAAGAACGCGACCACCTACTGCATCGCCTGCCACAAGGTCACCTCGGCGGGAACGCAGTACAACGATGCCTCGGGCCGACACACCAACCCTGGCGAGCACAACACCACCTGCGACTACTGCCATGACATGACCCAGGCGAAGCCCGGCGCGCAGAACCATTTCAAGTACCTCGACACCTCCGACGTCCGGGTGTCTCCCGACCAACTCTCCAGCGACACCATCCTCTTCGGGCCGAACGTGACGGGCGCGAGGACCTACACCACCACCGCCACCCTCGGGCGGGGCAACTGCACCCTCAGCTGCCATGGCGAGTCCCACAGCCCCAAGCAGTGGCAATGA
- a CDS encoding sensor histidine kinase, with amino-acid sequence MRCLVVALVWLCLATPALALDPTRPLAIQAHRTWRSEDGLLQDSVTALLESRDGFLWIGTGAGLARFDGADFEHHSRITLPAFQHNAVQCLAEAADGGIWIGTSEPGLYHFRNGILKSFGTAEGLPNRPIARLLRDRRGILWAAPTEGPLLRFDGTRFQAIPTDAAQLRIRALLEDGQGRLWVGTAGSGLWRLRDNRLALVALTAADITTLESQGEDDLLVGTRSHGLLSLVDGRLEATAWAKNLPRMPISALLVDRQGGLWVGLEQGGLSRRTKEGRWEAAPSPLGSPWTPLALLEDSSGAIWSGSEGRGMQVIYPVPFQTLPILGAGSEEPARMVCQDPEGNVWCLTGGSALGLIRQGRVERWRPGLPSSSGPISALWPRKAGGLWVGTERGELYWLEQERFQRIPWPGQPQPDSILALFEDPQGVLWVSTQRQGLARFAPGAAPTLFPGIPGVQAMARGAGGPLYLASRTRGLGILEADLPLRWLGQAEGLGSNGALSLHLDGDGSLWIGTVDGLRRYRDGVVQSYGDRPGPWLMAIHAMLEDKSHQMWLSTGQGVFQVPRGTLALGLDQPGTIPVIHYDHHDGMPSRETSSGAQPAAWITREGDLYFPTSRGLARLNGNAPPLQGPPLRLRLLKAEGDETVLPDTRPILVPPGTHRFEIYYTATSLTRADKVRFRYRMEGLEQAWNDVGDRRFSAYSNLPPGKYRFVLQAWRLDETGPPQECAIEIRALPFFYQRPVFWGLCALAIAAFGWWLHRLRLEQLEARSAVLSERNRMAREIHDHLAQGFTGVLLQLEAAEAKLARMQGDPAPVLTRLDHARNLAVSSLQEARRSVMALRPRKPEGTDLLGSLRMLSDRLLAGTNIQVEFASTGQARRLREGLEEELLRMAQELLTNALRHGKARWVRVTLQFDPHHVNLSIEDDGKGFDPTASAGGYGMRSIRESVKLLRGHLDIDSSEGLGSRISITLPYRRWRP; translated from the coding sequence TTGCGATGCCTGGTCGTGGCTTTGGTGTGGCTCTGCCTCGCCACCCCCGCCTTGGCCCTGGATCCCACCCGGCCCCTGGCCATCCAGGCGCACCGCACCTGGCGCAGTGAGGATGGCCTTCTGCAGGATTCGGTGACCGCGCTCCTCGAATCGCGGGATGGCTTCTTGTGGATTGGCACGGGCGCAGGGTTGGCGAGATTTGATGGCGCGGACTTCGAGCATCACTCCCGCATCACCCTGCCCGCCTTCCAGCACAATGCCGTTCAATGCCTGGCGGAAGCTGCGGACGGCGGCATTTGGATAGGCACGTCGGAACCCGGCCTCTACCACTTCCGGAATGGCATCCTCAAGTCCTTCGGCACTGCCGAGGGCCTGCCGAACCGACCCATCGCTCGCCTGCTTCGGGACCGCCGCGGCATCCTCTGGGCCGCTCCCACCGAAGGTCCGCTGCTGCGCTTTGATGGAACGCGCTTCCAGGCCATACCCACCGACGCCGCGCAATTGCGCATTCGAGCCTTGTTGGAAGATGGGCAGGGCCGTCTCTGGGTGGGCACCGCGGGTTCGGGCCTCTGGCGCCTGCGGGACAACCGCCTGGCCCTGGTCGCCCTCACCGCCGCAGACATCACCACGCTCGAATCCCAGGGCGAGGACGATCTCCTCGTAGGCACCCGCTCCCACGGTCTGCTGTCGCTGGTGGATGGGCGTCTTGAGGCCACGGCCTGGGCCAAGAATCTCCCGCGGATGCCCATCAGCGCCTTGCTGGTGGACCGGCAGGGCGGCCTGTGGGTGGGCCTGGAGCAGGGAGGCCTCTCCCGCCGGACCAAGGAGGGCAGGTGGGAAGCTGCTCCCTCTCCCCTGGGCAGTCCCTGGACCCCCTTGGCGTTGCTGGAAGACAGCTCCGGAGCCATCTGGTCCGGCAGCGAAGGCCGCGGCATGCAGGTGATCTACCCAGTCCCTTTCCAGACCCTTCCCATTCTCGGTGCCGGATCAGAGGAGCCCGCCCGCATGGTCTGCCAGGATCCGGAAGGCAACGTCTGGTGCCTGACTGGCGGATCAGCCCTGGGCCTGATCCGCCAGGGGCGGGTCGAGCGATGGCGGCCCGGACTGCCTTCCAGCAGTGGTCCCATCAGCGCCCTCTGGCCCCGCAAGGCGGGCGGCCTGTGGGTGGGCACCGAGCGCGGAGAGCTCTATTGGCTGGAGCAGGAGCGGTTCCAGCGGATTCCATGGCCTGGGCAGCCCCAACCCGACTCCATCCTGGCCTTGTTTGAAGATCCCCAGGGCGTGCTGTGGGTCTCCACCCAGCGGCAGGGATTGGCGCGCTTCGCACCGGGCGCAGCCCCCACCCTGTTTCCCGGAATTCCCGGCGTGCAGGCCATGGCTCGCGGCGCGGGCGGCCCCCTCTACCTGGCGAGCCGCACACGGGGCCTGGGCATTCTCGAGGCTGACCTCCCCCTCCGCTGGCTGGGCCAGGCAGAGGGTCTGGGCTCCAACGGTGCCCTTTCCCTTCACCTCGATGGGGATGGCTCCCTCTGGATCGGCACCGTCGACGGCCTGCGGCGCTACCGGGATGGGGTGGTGCAAAGCTACGGAGACCGGCCCGGCCCCTGGCTCATGGCCATCCACGCCATGCTGGAGGACAAGTCTCACCAGATGTGGCTCAGCACCGGCCAGGGCGTGTTCCAGGTGCCCCGCGGCACCCTGGCGCTGGGGTTGGATCAGCCGGGCACCATTCCCGTCATCCACTACGACCATCACGATGGCATGCCCTCCCGGGAAACCAGCAGCGGCGCTCAGCCCGCGGCCTGGATCACCCGCGAAGGAGATCTCTACTTCCCCACCAGCCGGGGCCTGGCCCGCCTGAACGGCAATGCCCCCCCGCTCCAGGGGCCACCGTTGCGGTTGCGCCTCCTGAAAGCCGAAGGCGACGAGACCGTGCTTCCGGACACCCGGCCCATTCTCGTGCCCCCGGGCACCCACCGCTTCGAGATCTACTACACCGCCACCTCCCTGACCCGGGCGGACAAGGTGCGCTTCCGCTACCGCATGGAGGGGCTGGAGCAGGCCTGGAACGATGTGGGCGACCGGCGCTTCTCCGCCTATTCCAACCTGCCGCCCGGGAAATACCGCTTCGTGCTTCAGGCTTGGCGCCTCGATGAAACGGGGCCGCCCCAGGAGTGCGCCATCGAAATCCGGGCCCTTCCCTTCTTCTACCAGCGGCCTGTCTTCTGGGGCCTTTGCGCCCTGGCCATCGCCGCCTTCGGTTGGTGGCTGCACCGTCTGCGCCTGGAACAGCTGGAGGCCCGTTCTGCCGTGCTGTCCGAACGCAACCGCATGGCCCGGGAAATCCACGATCACCTGGCCCAGGGTTTCACCGGGGTGCTGCTGCAGTTGGAGGCCGCCGAAGCCAAGTTGGCGCGCATGCAGGGCGACCCGGCGCCGGTGCTCACGCGCCTGGACCACGCCCGCAACCTGGCCGTCTCCAGCCTGCAGGAGGCCCGCCGCTCTGTGATGGCCCTTCGCCCCCGGAAGCCTGAAGGCACCGACCTGCTCGGCAGCCTCAGGATGCTGTCCGACCGCTTGCTGGCAGGCACGAACATCCAGGTGGAATTTGCTTCAACAGGGCAGGCGAGACGCCTGCGGGAAGGGCTGGAGGAGGAGCTCCTGCGCATGGCTCAGGAGCTCCTCACCAATGCCCTTCGCCACGGCAAGGCACGGTGGGTGCGCGTGACGCTGCAGTTCGACCCCCACCATGTGAATCTCAGCATCGAAGATGACGGGAAGGGGTTCGACCCCACCGCCAGCGCGGGTGGATACGGCATGCGCAGCATCCGGGAAAGCGTCAAACTGCTGCGTGGGCACCTCGACATCGACAGCAGCGAAGGCCTGGGATCCCGCATTTCCATTACCCTGCCCTACCGGAGGTGGCGTCCATGA
- a CDS encoding response regulator transcription factor yields the protein MTTEPSDRIRLLIVDDHPVVRDGLVSILHEGEPDLEVVGEAGDGKEAVTSWRNLRPTVTIMDLQLPGQTGVEAIRTILREDPDARILVLTTFDGDADIQRALEAGARGYLLKSVRRTILIEAVRAVAAGQRYLPPATAARLLEAMDSERLTPRELDVLKLLAEGQRNREIADALGLAEPTVKIHVNNLLRKLEAKDRTEAAVIALRRGLIHLPG from the coding sequence ATGACCACAGAACCATCGGATCGGATCCGCCTGCTCATCGTCGACGATCATCCCGTGGTCCGCGATGGACTGGTGTCCATCCTCCACGAAGGCGAGCCAGATTTGGAAGTGGTCGGCGAGGCCGGGGATGGCAAGGAGGCCGTGACTTCGTGGCGGAACCTGCGCCCCACCGTCACCATCATGGACCTTCAGCTGCCTGGCCAGACGGGTGTAGAGGCCATCCGCACCATCCTCCGCGAAGATCCTGACGCGCGGATCCTGGTGCTCACCACCTTCGATGGCGACGCCGACATTCAGCGCGCCCTCGAAGCCGGAGCCCGCGGCTATCTGCTAAAGAGCGTACGCCGGACCATCCTCATCGAGGCCGTTCGCGCTGTGGCCGCAGGCCAGCGCTACCTCCCGCCCGCCACCGCCGCGAGGCTGCTGGAAGCCATGGACTCGGAACGGCTGACCCCTCGGGAGCTGGACGTGTTGAAGCTGCTCGCCGAGGGCCAGCGGAACCGGGAAATCGCGGACGCCCTTGGCCTGGCCGAACCCACCGTGAAGATCCACGTCAACAACCTGCTGCGCAAGCTCGAAGCCAAAGACCGCACCGAGGCTGCCGTCATCGCGTTAAGGCGGGGGTTGATCCACCTGCCTGGCTAA